One Actinomadura viridis genomic region harbors:
- a CDS encoding response regulator transcription factor: MEPGTPGATPARILIVDDEPAVREALAGSLEFEGYRVGEAADGVMALDQVGRQPPDLVVLDVLMPRMDGLTTCRRLRARGATMPVLMLTARDMVGDRVTGLDAGADDYLAKPFELDELLARIRALLRRSAMTAPAGRRPGEPLAFGDLRMNTVTREVTRAGRTLELTRTEFMLLELFLLHPRQVLTRERILETVWGFDFEPASNSLDVYVMYLRRKTEAGGLPRLVHTVRGVGYVLRSVS; this comes from the coding sequence ATGGAGCCTGGCACCCCGGGGGCGACGCCTGCCCGGATCCTCATCGTGGACGACGAACCGGCCGTCCGGGAGGCGCTGGCCGGCAGCCTGGAGTTCGAGGGGTACCGGGTCGGTGAGGCGGCCGACGGCGTCATGGCCCTGGACCAGGTCGGTCGGCAGCCGCCCGACCTGGTCGTCCTCGACGTCCTCATGCCGCGGATGGACGGCCTGACCACCTGCCGGCGGCTGCGCGCCCGGGGCGCCACCATGCCGGTGCTGATGCTGACCGCGCGTGACATGGTCGGCGACCGGGTCACCGGCCTGGACGCGGGCGCCGACGACTACCTGGCCAAGCCGTTCGAGCTGGACGAGTTGCTGGCGCGCATCCGAGCGCTGCTGCGGCGCAGCGCGATGACCGCCCCCGCCGGGCGACGCCCCGGGGAGCCGCTGGCCTTCGGCGACCTGCGGATGAACACCGTGACCCGCGAGGTCACCCGGGCGGGCCGGACGCTGGAGCTGACCCGCACCGAGTTCATGCTGCTGGAGCTGTTCCTGCTGCATCCGCGCCAGGTCCTCACCCGCGAGCGGATCCTGGAGACGGTGTGGGGGTTCGACTTCGAGCCCGCCTCCAACTCCCTGGACGTGTACGTGATGTACCTGCGCCGCAAGACCGAGGCCGGCGGGCTGCCCCGCCTGGTGCACACCGTCCGCGGCGTCGGCTACGTCCTGCGATCGGTGTCGTGA
- a CDS encoding HAMP domain-containing sensor histidine kinase produces MRRPSLRGRLSLLTAVAVALAVAACATASWFLVRDQLYDEIDRRLAVMGGPVVPPGGGIPAGPRDWRRTGELTAMLNGCSPAATTTGARLRPPGPYEIMQLVSAGGDPCTVPNAGSLTVTGADLQVARGARQWIVRDGTGVTADGERVDVRVRTTGFVTPDGTRAAVSYALNLNQVEEPLADLALALVAVAALGVLASAGTGLLVARASLRPVDRLTAVTEHIARTEDLGTRIPAEGADEIARLSRSFNTMTAALAASRDHQQQLIADAGHELRTPLTSLRTNIDLLLRAEASGRELPAATRHNLLVSVKAQMRELSSLVGDLLELARPEDAEPAHETVALNEVAARAVERARLRGPGLRIDLAAEPWFVTGDSASLERAVVNLLDNAVKFSPPGGAVRVRLAGGELSVRDHGPGIPAGDLPHVFERFWRSPSARSLPGSGLGLSIVARTVTGCGGRVLLEPAAGGGTLARVWLPGTAERPADRD; encoded by the coding sequence ATGCGGCGGCCGTCGCTGCGCGGCAGGCTGTCGCTGCTCACCGCCGTGGCGGTCGCCCTGGCCGTCGCCGCGTGCGCCACCGCGAGCTGGTTCCTGGTCCGCGACCAGCTCTACGACGAGATCGACCGGCGCCTGGCGGTGATGGGCGGGCCGGTCGTCCCGCCCGGCGGCGGCATCCCCGCAGGGCCCCGTGACTGGCGCCGGACCGGCGAGCTGACCGCGATGCTGAACGGCTGCTCCCCGGCGGCCACCACCACCGGCGCCCGGCTCCGGCCCCCCGGCCCGTACGAGATCATGCAGCTGGTGAGCGCCGGCGGTGACCCGTGCACGGTGCCCAACGCCGGTTCGCTCACCGTCACCGGCGCCGATCTCCAGGTCGCCCGGGGCGCACGGCAGTGGATCGTGCGGGACGGCACCGGCGTCACCGCCGACGGCGAGCGGGTCGACGTCCGGGTGCGCACCACCGGGTTCGTGACGCCCGACGGCACCCGCGCCGCGGTCTCCTACGCGCTGAACCTGAACCAGGTGGAGGAGCCGCTCGCCGACCTGGCGCTGGCGCTGGTGGCGGTCGCGGCGCTGGGGGTGCTGGCCTCGGCGGGCACCGGGCTGCTGGTCGCGCGGGCGTCGCTGCGGCCGGTGGACCGGCTGACGGCGGTGACCGAGCACATCGCCCGAACCGAGGACCTGGGCACCCGTATCCCCGCCGAGGGCGCCGACGAGATCGCCCGGCTGAGCCGCTCGTTCAACACCATGACCGCGGCGCTGGCCGCCTCCCGCGACCACCAGCAGCAGCTGATCGCCGACGCCGGGCACGAGCTGCGCACCCCGCTGACCAGCCTGCGCACCAACATCGACCTGCTGCTGCGGGCGGAGGCGAGCGGGCGGGAGCTGCCCGCGGCCACCCGCCACAACCTCCTGGTCAGCGTCAAGGCCCAGATGCGGGAGCTGTCGAGCCTGGTCGGCGATCTGCTCGAGCTGGCGCGGCCCGAGGACGCCGAGCCCGCGCACGAGACCGTGGCGCTGAACGAGGTGGCGGCCCGCGCGGTGGAACGTGCCCGGCTGCGCGGCCCGGGCCTGCGGATCGATCTGGCGGCCGAGCCCTGGTTCGTGACCGGGGACTCGGCGTCGCTGGAGCGTGCGGTGGTGAACCTGCTGGACAACGCGGTGAAGTTCAGCCCGCCGGGCGGCGCGGTGCGGGTGCGCCTGGCCGGCGGTGAGCTGAGCGTGCGCGACCACGGGCCGGGGATCCCGGCCGGGGACCTCCCGCACGTGTTCGAACGGTTCTGGCGGTCGCCGTCCGCGCGCAGCCTGCCGGGGTCGGGGCTGGGCCTGTCGATCGTGGCCCGCACCGTCACCGGCTGCGGCGGCCGGGTGCTGCTGGAGCCGGCCGCGGGCGGCGGGACCCTGGCCCGGGTGTGGCTGCCCGGGACCGCGGAGCGTCCCGCGGACCGGGACTGA
- a CDS encoding glycosyltransferase, translating into MNRLVTDPAAAAGARPDPPGGGGRRRLVEVVVPVHDEERVLEASIRRLHGYLTETFPYPFRITIADNASTDGTRRVAEDLAAGLPHVRAVRLERKGRGRALRHVWGGSDADVVAYMDVDLSTDLDAFLPLVAPLISGHSDLAIGTRLSRGSAVVRGPRREVISRCYNLLLRTTLAARFSDAQCGFKAARTEIVQALLPSVEDEAWFFDTELLLLAERNGLRIHEVPVDWVDDPDSRVEVLRTALDDLRGMARVGRRMLTGAFRAPVGGRPRPELPAGMARQLSGFAIVGIFSTLAQLVLFVLLRLVMGPLWANALSLVITTVGNTAANRRFTFGVTGPERAFRQHLEGGLAFLLGLGLSTGGLALLHAVTPGASRAVEAAALVSANAVATLVRFLLMRAWIFHPRRLGRRPEGPAVPAHLTTGEQTR; encoded by the coding sequence ATGAACCGATTGGTCACCGATCCGGCCGCCGCGGCCGGGGCGCGTCCGGACCCGCCGGGTGGCGGCGGCCGGCGGCGCCTCGTCGAGGTGGTCGTGCCCGTCCACGACGAAGAGCGCGTGCTGGAGGCCAGCATCCGCCGCCTGCACGGCTACCTGACCGAGACCTTCCCGTACCCGTTCAGGATCACCATCGCCGACAACGCCAGCACCGACGGCACCCGGCGGGTGGCCGAGGACCTGGCGGCCGGGCTGCCGCACGTGCGGGCGGTCCGCCTGGAACGCAAGGGCCGGGGCCGGGCGCTGCGGCACGTGTGGGGTGGCAGCGACGCCGACGTGGTCGCCTACATGGACGTGGACCTGTCCACCGACCTGGACGCCTTCCTGCCGCTGGTGGCTCCGCTGATCTCCGGGCACAGCGACCTGGCGATCGGCACCCGCCTCTCGCGCGGGTCGGCGGTCGTGCGCGGCCCCCGGCGCGAGGTCATCTCCCGGTGCTACAACCTGCTGCTGCGCACGACGCTGGCGGCGCGGTTCTCCGACGCCCAGTGCGGGTTCAAGGCGGCCCGGACCGAGATCGTGCAGGCGCTGCTGCCGTCGGTCGAGGACGAGGCGTGGTTCTTCGACACCGAGCTGCTGCTGCTGGCCGAACGCAACGGGCTGCGCATCCACGAGGTCCCGGTGGACTGGGTGGACGACCCCGACAGCCGGGTGGAGGTGCTGCGCACCGCGCTGGACGACCTGCGCGGCATGGCACGGGTCGGACGGCGGATGCTGACCGGCGCGTTCCGCGCCCCGGTCGGCGGCCGGCCCCGCCCGGAACTGCCGGCGGGGATGGCGCGGCAGCTGTCCGGCTTCGCCATCGTCGGGATCTTCAGCACGCTGGCACAGCTCGTCCTGTTCGTGCTGCTGCGCCTGGTCATGGGGCCGCTGTGGGCCAACGCGCTGTCGCTGGTGATCACCACGGTCGGGAACACGGCCGCCAACCGCCGCTTCACCTTCGGGGTGACCGGGCCCGAGCGGGCGTTCCGGCAGCATCTGGAGGGCGGGCTGGCGTTCCTGCTCGGGCTGGGCCTGAGCACGGGCGGCCTGGCGCTGCTGCACGCCGTGACGCCGGGGGCCTCCCGGGCGGTCGAGGCGGCGGCGCTGGTGAGCGCGAACGCGGTGGCCACGCTGGTCCGGTTCCTGCTGATGCGGGCCTGGATCTTCCATCCGCGCCGCCTCGGCCGCCGTCCCGAAG